One window of Paenibacillus albicereus genomic DNA carries:
- a CDS encoding adenine phosphoribosyltransferase, translated as MNYKDYIRVIEDFPQPGIRFKDITTLLGDGQAYRAAIEEMKAALKDKQIDLIAGPEARGFVIGAPLALALGVGFVPIRKSGKLPGETVEASYDLEYGKDKLAIHKDAIAPGQRVLIADDLLATGGTIATTMDLIRQVGGEVVGASFLIELTYLNGREKLDGTDVFSLIQY; from the coding sequence ATGAATTACAAAGACTATATCCGCGTCATCGAGGACTTCCCTCAGCCAGGCATCCGGTTCAAGGACATCACGACGCTGCTGGGCGACGGCCAAGCCTACCGTGCGGCCATCGAGGAGATGAAGGCCGCGCTCAAAGACAAGCAGATCGACCTGATCGCCGGACCGGAGGCGCGCGGCTTCGTCATCGGCGCTCCGCTGGCGCTGGCGCTCGGCGTCGGCTTCGTGCCGATCCGCAAGAGCGGCAAGCTGCCGGGTGAGACCGTCGAGGCCTCCTATGACCTGGAATACGGCAAGGACAAGCTGGCGATCCACAAGGATGCGATTGCGCCGGGTCAGCGCGTGCTGATTGCCGACGACCTGCTGGCGACCGGCGGTACGATCGCGACGACGATGGACTTGATCCGCCAGGTCGGCGGCGAAGTCGTAGGGGCTTCGTTCCTGATCGAGCTCACGTACTTGAACGGACGCGAGAAGCTGGACGGAACGGACGTCTTCTCGCTCATCCAATATTAA
- the recJ gene encoding single-stranded-DNA-specific exonuclease RecJ, whose product MIPSKTRWRIRELDAAGEQKAAELAARLRLSPLAARLLVLRGQETPEEAERFLRGGAEELYDPYRLLGMDAAVKRIREAAARDERVLVYGDYDADGVSSTSLMLYLLRELGIRHDYYIPHRMKEGYGLNVPAVERAAEQGFSLLLTVDNGISAVEPIARARSLGLSVIVTDHHEPPEVLPEADAIVNPKQPGCPYPFKGLAGAGVAFKLAQALLGRPPLEWSDIAALGTVADLMPLEDENRILVRFGLETMRRAPKPGFQALAEACGTSLQSVTASDIGFQMGPRINAAGRLEHADTAVRLLISQDLSEATGLAGELDELNVRRRAIVEQMAQEAEEAWQERCRRADEAGEPHPGVIVLARQGWNPGVIGIVASKLLERHFRPAVLLGHDSETGLCKGSARSIPGFDLYEALSASKHLMEHYGGHAAAAGMTLKHEHLAQLERGLCLEASRQLKPDDYVPVSEIDLVCSPEEASLQTIQQLALLEPFGSGNPLPKVLLQGSRLAELRTIGKDQSHLKLSLGTSGAGALDAIGFGLGGLAELLAGSPSADIVGELSINEWNGRKRPQLMIRDLAVRQPRVFDHRGTRDPLALLVRLRERLLREGKAGAAVASPARLQGPARQETAAAGAGEAGGFRCYSPAELPAEGFGCRELALLEAPSSWAELEAGLRLTPGIAALHLLYPRQASAGADWTERERMGQLYARLRRLAPLPGSRSEASRQLAMQAGCPLPAAELALAVFMELGFLREEGGALALEPSPGRRELAESPSWKAAREEARLAALLQDRPEAISAWLAQLHPERQAEPSLS is encoded by the coding sequence GTGATACCGTCCAAAACCCGCTGGCGCATCCGCGAATTGGATGCAGCCGGCGAACAAAAGGCGGCCGAGCTGGCGGCTCGGCTGCGTCTGTCTCCGCTGGCGGCGCGCCTGCTTGTCCTTCGGGGCCAGGAGACGCCGGAGGAGGCGGAACGTTTTTTGCGAGGCGGCGCGGAAGAGCTGTATGATCCTTACCGGCTGCTCGGCATGGATGCGGCCGTGAAGCGGATCCGCGAGGCGGCCGCCCGCGACGAGCGCGTGCTCGTCTACGGCGACTATGACGCGGACGGCGTGTCTTCGACGTCGCTCATGCTCTACCTGCTCCGCGAGCTCGGCATCCGACATGACTATTATATTCCGCATCGCATGAAGGAAGGCTATGGGTTGAACGTGCCGGCCGTCGAACGTGCCGCCGAGCAGGGGTTCTCGCTCCTCCTCACGGTCGACAACGGCATCAGCGCGGTCGAGCCGATCGCGCGCGCCCGCAGCCTCGGCCTGTCGGTCATCGTGACGGACCACCACGAGCCGCCCGAGGTGCTGCCGGAGGCGGATGCGATCGTCAATCCCAAGCAGCCAGGCTGTCCGTACCCGTTCAAGGGACTTGCCGGGGCAGGCGTCGCCTTCAAGCTCGCGCAGGCGCTGCTCGGCCGTCCGCCGCTGGAGTGGAGCGACATCGCGGCGCTCGGCACGGTCGCGGACCTGATGCCGCTCGAGGACGAGAACCGCATCCTGGTTCGCTTCGGCTTGGAAACGATGCGCCGCGCGCCGAAGCCGGGCTTCCAAGCTCTGGCCGAAGCGTGCGGGACGTCGCTCCAATCGGTGACGGCGTCCGATATCGGGTTTCAGATGGGACCTCGCATCAATGCGGCCGGCCGGCTGGAGCATGCCGATACGGCGGTGCGGCTGCTCATATCGCAGGACTTGTCCGAGGCAACCGGCCTCGCCGGGGAGCTGGACGAGCTGAACGTCCGCCGCCGCGCGATCGTCGAGCAGATGGCGCAAGAGGCGGAGGAAGCCTGGCAGGAGCGCTGCCGGCGAGCCGACGAGGCCGGAGAGCCCCATCCCGGCGTCATCGTGCTCGCGAGGCAGGGGTGGAATCCTGGCGTCATCGGCATCGTCGCCTCCAAGCTGCTGGAACGGCATTTCCGCCCGGCGGTGCTGCTCGGACACGATTCCGAGACCGGACTGTGCAAGGGCTCGGCCCGGTCCATCCCGGGCTTCGACCTATATGAGGCGCTGAGCGCCAGCAAGCATCTGATGGAGCATTATGGCGGCCATGCGGCAGCCGCCGGCATGACGCTGAAGCACGAGCATCTCGCGCAGCTGGAGCGCGGGCTTTGCCTGGAGGCGTCGCGGCAGCTGAAGCCGGACGACTATGTGCCGGTAAGCGAGATCGATCTCGTCTGCTCGCCTGAGGAAGCGTCGCTGCAGACGATCCAGCAGCTGGCTCTGCTGGAGCCTTTCGGAAGCGGCAACCCGCTGCCCAAGGTGCTGCTGCAGGGATCCAGGCTCGCCGAGCTGCGGACGATCGGCAAGGACCAGTCCCATCTCAAGCTGTCGCTCGGCACGTCGGGAGCCGGCGCGCTGGATGCGATCGGCTTCGGCCTGGGAGGCCTGGCGGAGCTGCTGGCAGGCAGCCCGTCGGCCGACATTGTTGGAGAGCTGAGCATCAACGAGTGGAACGGCCGAAAACGCCCTCAGCTCATGATTCGGGACTTGGCGGTCCGGCAGCCGCGGGTATTCGATCATCGGGGAACCCGAGATCCGCTGGCGCTCCTCGTCCGGCTGAGGGAACGCTTGCTCCGCGAAGGGAAAGCTGGAGCGGCCGTCGCTTCGCCTGCCAGGCTGCAAGGCCCTGCGCGGCAAGAGACCGCCGCTGCGGGAGCCGGCGAGGCAGGAGGATTCCGCTGCTACAGCCCGGCCGAGCTGCCGGCGGAAGGCTTCGGCTGCCGCGAGCTGGCGCTGCTGGAGGCGCCGTCCTCGTGGGCGGAGCTGGAAGCCGGCCTTCGCCTTACGCCGGGAATCGCTGCCCTCCATCTGCTCTATCCAAGGCAGGCGTCTGCGGGCGCAGACTGGACCGAACGGGAGCGGATGGGGCAGCTCTACGCACGGCTGCGGCGGCTCGCGCCGCTCCCGGGCAGCCGCAGCGAGGCGTCCCGGCAGCTGGCGATGCAAGCGGGCTGCCCGCTTCCTGCGGCGGAGCTTGCGCTGGCCGTCTTCATGGAGCTCGGCTTCCTTCGGGAAGAGGGCGGCGCGCTGGCGCTGGAGCCCTCCCCCGGCCGCCGGGAGCTGGCCGAATCGCCCTCCTGGAAGGCGGCGCGCGAAGAGGCCCGGCTGGCCGCGCTTCTGCAGGACCGTCCGGAGGCGATAAGCGCCTGGCTGGCGCAGCTCCATCCGGAGCGTCAAGCCGAACCTAGTTTGAGTTGA
- the secD gene encoding protein translocase subunit SecD yields MKRMLAFLLIVVVSLGVIGATSPALLDKTRLGLDLKGGFEILYQATPLYEGGTVTKESLNETAKSLEKRVNQTGVSEPEVTTEGADRIRIRIAGMEESKEAELRETLVKPANLTFRSARGCQDGEGYCKIELTGQDFKENGAALQQSALNEYGISIKLKDASKFGEITREVAKLPEGKNVLAIYLDDREISAPRVSGEINQSEASITGSFTRDEAMELRDTINLGALPLKLEVKYTQSVGATLGQKSLDDTIFAGLIGTVFIVLFMLVFYRVPGLAASVSLIIYTWLLLAAHIALDATLTLPGIAAFILGIGIAVDANIITAERIKEELRSGKSLNSAFRAGSKTSLRTIIDSHVTTIIASLVLFFIGVGSVKGFAITLLLSVLISLISNVVVSRYLLWLMIKSGLFVKPGYYGVKESEIRAL; encoded by the coding sequence ATGAAACGGATGCTGGCATTCCTGCTCATTGTCGTCGTAAGCTTAGGCGTCATTGGTGCAACAAGCCCCGCCCTGCTGGACAAGACTAGACTCGGCCTCGACCTCAAGGGCGGATTCGAAATCCTGTACCAAGCCACGCCCTTGTACGAAGGCGGCACGGTAACGAAGGAATCGTTGAACGAAACGGCCAAAAGCCTTGAGAAACGGGTGAACCAGACCGGCGTCTCCGAGCCGGAGGTCACGACCGAAGGCGCGGACCGGATCCGCATCCGCATCGCCGGCATGGAAGAGAGCAAGGAAGCGGAGCTCCGCGAGACGCTCGTCAAGCCGGCGAACCTGACGTTCCGCAGCGCGCGCGGCTGCCAGGACGGCGAGGGCTACTGCAAGATCGAGCTGACCGGCCAAGACTTCAAGGAGAATGGAGCTGCTCTGCAGCAGAGCGCGCTCAACGAGTACGGCATCTCCATCAAGCTCAAGGACGCTTCGAAATTCGGCGAAATCACACGGGAAGTGGCCAAGCTTCCGGAAGGCAAGAACGTGCTCGCCATCTATCTCGACGACCGGGAGATTTCTGCGCCGCGCGTTTCGGGCGAAATCAACCAAAGCGAAGCCTCCATTACCGGCAGCTTCACTCGGGATGAGGCGATGGAACTGCGCGACACGATCAACCTCGGCGCGCTTCCGCTGAAGCTCGAGGTCAAATATACCCAGTCCGTCGGCGCGACGCTGGGCCAGAAATCGCTCGACGATACGATTTTCGCCGGCCTCATCGGCACGGTGTTCATCGTGCTCTTCATGCTCGTCTTCTATCGCGTTCCTGGACTCGCGGCGAGCGTGTCCCTCATCATCTACACCTGGCTGCTGCTCGCGGCGCATATCGCGCTCGACGCGACGCTGACGCTGCCGGGCATCGCGGCGTTCATCCTCGGCATCGGCATCGCCGTCGACGCCAACATCATCACCGCCGAGCGGATCAAGGAAGAGCTGCGTTCCGGCAAGAGCCTGAACAGCGCCTTCCGCGCGGGCTCCAAGACGTCGCTGCGCACGATCATCGACTCCCACGTGACGACGATCATCGCCTCGCTCGTGCTGTTCTTCATCGGCGTCGGCTCCGTCAAGGGCTTCGCGATCACGCTGCTGCTCAGCGTGCTGATCAGCCTCATTTCCAACGTCGTCGTATCCCGTTACCTGCTCTGGCTCATGATCAAGAGCGGTCTATTCGTCAAGCCGGGCTACTACGGGGTAAAGGAGAGTGAAATCCGTGCCCTCTAA
- a CDS encoding cation transporter — MAIKLQPLAVSGKRSTAVHFGLALAKGASGALLGSSAVLADAFRSAADACGSYLASGEASRHARSARSRRWLGGAEHAPAYLFSILLMLIGLELAMLAAQDLLAPLETYPKWPAAFVVPACLLLRLLALRGTAPATEWLSSIAATAGAGAAWAGGESGVEWLLYLDPLASALIAVILVCKGYGLIMQAGRPRVEPQPADEALANSLMELIQRIDGVVTVEAAQPLHHEGKLVADIVISVNPRISVMEGSEIARRVKTLVQKRFLQIVEVRICVEPYNPGYPYKSNHDPNQEHMPTLLQ, encoded by the coding sequence ATGGCCATCAAGCTACAGCCCCTTGCCGTCTCCGGCAAAAGGAGCACTGCCGTTCATTTCGGACTGGCGCTTGCCAAAGGGGCGTCGGGTGCGCTGCTCGGCAGCTCTGCCGTGCTCGCCGACGCCTTCCGCTCGGCAGCGGACGCGTGCGGCAGCTACTTGGCGAGCGGCGAGGCTTCGCGTCACGCGCGGTCGGCCCGCTCCCGCCGATGGCTCGGCGGAGCCGAGCATGCGCCCGCCTATCTGTTCTCGATCCTGCTCATGCTGATCGGGCTGGAGCTGGCGATGCTGGCAGCCCAGGACCTGCTCGCTCCGCTCGAAACGTATCCGAAGTGGCCGGCGGCCTTCGTCGTTCCGGCGTGCCTGCTGCTCCGCCTGCTCGCGCTGCGCGGGACGGCTCCGGCGACCGAGTGGCTCTCCTCCATCGCCGCGACGGCCGGAGCGGGAGCGGCTTGGGCGGGAGGAGAGAGCGGCGTCGAATGGCTGCTCTATCTGGACCCGCTCGCTTCGGCGCTCATTGCCGTCATCCTTGTCTGCAAGGGCTACGGCCTCATCATGCAGGCCGGACGGCCGCGGGTCGAGCCGCAGCCTGCGGACGAAGCTTTGGCGAACAGTCTGATGGAGCTGATCCAGCGCATCGACGGCGTCGTCACGGTCGAAGCCGCGCAGCCGCTCCATCACGAGGGCAAGCTGGTCGCGGATATCGTCATCAGCGTCAATCCCCGCATCTCGGTCATGGAAGGCTCGGAGATCGCGAGGAGAGTGAAGACGCTCGTGCAGAAGCGCTTCCTGCAGATCGTCGAGGTGCGGATCTGCGTCGAGCCGTACAATCCCGGCTACCCCTACAAATCGAACCATGATCCGAACCAGGAGCATATGCCGACCTTATTGCAATAA
- the secF gene encoding protein translocase subunit SecF: MPSKNKDLRNFRESRIDFVKYSKYFYIFAIVVTLGGIISLASLGLNYGVDFSSGSSVDVQSSKNLESQRAEVETFLTDGGYGKHNAPSFGQDRMTIRFDEVLSQDQENKLKTDLKAKFDPAASVEVNTVDVEIAREMQWNALKAMIVASIGIVIYMAIRFEWRFGLAAIVSLVHDAFLVISIFSVFRLEVNLPFIVAILTIIGYSINDTIVIFDRIRENLRFAKIKSPADLRKLVNDSVWQTMTRSINTAVTVLFAAAALFVLGSESIRLFSLAILIGLFCGAYSSIFIASPLWLLMKSKSKPKQAPAGNQAAS; the protein is encoded by the coding sequence GTGCCCTCTAAAAACAAGGACCTGCGCAACTTCAGGGAATCGAGAATCGATTTCGTCAAATACAGCAAGTATTTCTATATCTTCGCCATCGTCGTCACGCTTGGAGGCATCATCTCGCTCGCGTCTCTGGGCCTGAACTACGGCGTCGACTTCAGCTCCGGCTCGAGCGTCGACGTGCAATCGTCCAAAAACCTCGAAAGCCAGCGCGCCGAGGTCGAGACGTTCCTGACCGACGGCGGCTACGGCAAGCACAATGCGCCGAGCTTCGGTCAGGACCGCATGACGATCCGCTTCGACGAGGTGCTCTCCCAGGACCAGGAGAACAAGCTCAAGACCGACCTGAAGGCCAAGTTCGACCCGGCCGCCTCGGTCGAGGTCAATACGGTCGACGTCGAGATCGCGCGCGAGATGCAGTGGAACGCGCTCAAGGCGATGATCGTCGCGAGCATCGGCATCGTCATCTATATGGCGATCCGCTTCGAGTGGCGCTTCGGCCTCGCGGCCATCGTCTCGCTCGTGCATGACGCGTTTCTCGTCATCAGCATCTTCTCCGTGTTCCGGCTCGAGGTGAACCTGCCGTTCATCGTGGCGATCCTGACGATCATCGGCTATTCCATCAACGACACGATCGTCATCTTCGACCGGATACGCGAGAACCTGCGCTTCGCCAAGATCAAGTCGCCCGCGGACCTGCGCAAGCTCGTCAACGACAGCGTCTGGCAGACGATGACCCGCTCGATCAATACGGCCGTGACGGTGCTGTTCGCAGCCGCCGCGCTGTTCGTTCTCGGCAGCGAGTCGATCCGGCTGTTCTCGCTGGCGATCCTGATCGGCCTGTTCTGCGGCGCTTACTCCTCCATCTTCATCGCGAGCCCGCTGTGGCTGCTCATGAAGTCCAAGTCCAAGCCGAAGCAGGCGCCTGCGGGCAACCAAGCCGCTTCATAG